The following DNA comes from Burkholderia sp. HI2500.
GCGCTTCTCGTTCGCGCGCGCGGCCCGCGCCTCCGCACGCAGGCGCGCCGCGAGCTGGCCGATCGCGAGCGCGACGGCCAGCATCAGCGCGAACGTGAACACGTACTGCGTATCGGACACCGCGAACGACAATCTCGGCTCGACGAAGAAGAAGTCGAAGCAGCCGACGCACACGAACGCGGCCCAAGCGCCGGCGAGCCGGCCGAGCCGCAGCGCGATCAGCACGACGGTCATCAGGAACAGCATCACGACGTTCGACAGGTCGAACACGCGCAGCAGCGCGCTGGCCGCGAGTGTTGCCAGCGCGCACACGAGCGTGGCGAGCAGCAGCGGCACCGCGTACTGCGACATCCACACCTGCGTGCGCGGTCGCGCTTCGCGCACGGCCAGCATCGGCTGCGTGTCGGGCCCGGCGCCCGCGATGCGGTCGGCCAGCATCGCGCATGCGCGCAGCACGCCGCGCCAGCGGTCGCGGCGCACGCCGTCCCCGCCGCCGCGGGCGGCGGTGTCCCGCGGCCCCGTTGCCCGTCGATTCGCTTCGCTCACGTTCACATTCACATCCATGATCGCTTCCGGCAATTGAAACGCCGAACGGCCCCGCGCACGCCGCGAAGGCGTGAGCGGGGCCGCGACGGCGCGTTCGGTCAGATAAACGGCGTCAACAGCATGTCGATCAGCTTGATGCCGATGAACGGCGCGATGATGCCGCCCACGCCATAGATCAGCAGGTTGCGCCCCAGCAGCTTCTCGGCCGGCTCCGCGCGATACTTCACGCCTTTCAGCGCGAGCGGGATCAACGCAACGATGATCAGCGCATTGAAGATCACGGCCGACAGGATCGCCGACGTCGGGCTGTGCAGCCCCATCACGTTCAGCGCGCCGAGCGCCGGATACGTCGCGACGAACGCGGCCGGAATGATCGCGAAATACTTCGCGAGATCGTTGGCGACGCTGAACGTGGTCAGCGCGCCGCGCGTCATGATCATCTGCTTGCCGACCTCGACCACCTGCATCAGCTTCGTCGGGTTGCTGTCGAGGTCGACCATGTTGGCCGCCTCCTTCGCCGCCTGCGTGCCGCTGTGCATCGCGACGGCCACGTCGGCCTGCGCGAGCGCGGGCGCGTCGTTGGTGCCGTCGCCCGTCATCGCGACGAGATGGCCCTTCGCCTGGTGCTCGCGGATCAGCCGCAGCTTGTCCTCGGGCGTCGCCTCGGCGAGGTAGTCGTCGACGCCGGCTTCCGCCGCGATCGCGGCCGCGGTGAGCCGGTTGTCGCCGGTGATCATCACCGTCTTCACGCCGACCTTGCGCAGCTCGGCGAAACGCGCGGCGATCCCGTGCTTGACGATGTCCTTCAGCTCGATCGCACCGAGCACGCGGGCACCGTCGGCCACGACGAGCGGCGTGCCGCCGCGTCGCGCGATGTCGTTGACCGCCGTCTCGACCGCTTGAGGAAACACACCGCCGAGCGCATCGACGTGTGCGCGGATCGCCGACGCCGCGCCCTTGCGCACCTGACGCTCGCCGATGTCGAGGCCGCTCATGCGCGTGCGTGCGCTGAACGGCACGGTGATGCTGCCGGCCGTCGCGGCCACGTCCAGCGAAAAGCGTTGCTTCGCGAGCGCGACGATCGAGCGCCCCTCAGGCGTTTCGTCGGCGAGCGACGACAGTTGCGCGGCCTCGGCCAGCGCACGCTCGTCCACGCCCGGCGCCGGCCGGAACTGCACGGCCTCGCGGTTGCCGAGCGTGATCGTGCCGGTCTTGTCGAGCAGCAGCACGTCGACGTCGCCGGCCGCCTCGATCGCGCGGCCCGACGTCGCGAGCACGTTCGCCCGCATCATCCGGCTCATCCCCGCGATGCCGATCGCCGACAGCAGCGCGCCGATCGTCGTCGGGATCAGGCACACGAGCAACGCGATCAGCACGGTCAGGCTCACCGCCGTGCCCGACGCGTTCAGCAGCACGCTGAACTGCGAGAACGGCAGCAACGTCACGCACACGAGCAGGAAGATGATCGTCAGCGCGACGAGCAGGATCGTCAGCGCGACCTCGTTCGGCGTCTTGCCGCGCTTCGCGCCTTCGACCATCGCGATCATCCGGTCGAGAAATGCCTCGCCCGGTTGCGCGGTGATTTTCACGATGATCCAGTCGGACAGCACGCGCGTGCCGCCCGTCACCGACGAAAAATCGCCGCCCGACTCGCGGATCACCGGCGCGGATTCGCCGGTAATCGCCGATTCGTCGACCGACGCGACGCCGTCGATCACTTCGCCGTCGGCGGGAATCGTGTCGCCGGCTTCGACGAGCACGATGCAGCCGGCCGCGAGCTCGTCGCTCGGCACGCGATGGCTGGTGCTGCCGAATTGCTTCGGCTCGTCGAGCACCTTCGCATACACGCGCTTGCGCGCCGCGCGCAGCGCATCGGCCTGCGCCTTGCCGCGCCCTTCGGCCAGCGCCTCGGCCGCATTCGCGAACAGCACGGTGAACCACAGCCAGCACGCGACCGCGAAGATGAAGCCGGCCGGCGCGTCGCCCGTGCCGGCCAGCGCCTGCAACCACAGCACGGTCGTGACGATGCTGCCGAGATACACGACGAACATCACGGGGTTCTTCAACTGCACGCGCGGCGCGAGCTTGCGGAACGCCTCGCGCAGCACGGCCGTCCAGCGCATCGGCGGCACGCCGCCGACCGGCATCGCCGCTGGATTGATCGGGGTTTCGATATGGGACATGAGTGACTCCGTGGTTCCTGCTATTGCTTCGCGCCGGCCGCGTGGCCGAATGCGCGGTCCAGCGCGAGGTTCAGGTCGAGCACGCGCACGCGCGGTTCGCCGAGCACGCCGAGCTGGCGCGGCAACGCGATCCGATCGACCAGCGCCGTGACCTGTGCGGCATCGACGCCGCGCGCCTGCGCGACCCGCGCCGCCTGCAGCCGCGCGTTCGCGACCGAGATCTCGGGATCGAGCCCGGACGCCGATGCGGTCACCGCATCCGCCGGCACCGGCGTGCCGACGGCGAGCGCGTTCTCCTGCCGGTAGGTACGCACCCGCTGCGCGATATCCGCGAGCAGCTTCTTGCTGGTGGCGCCCTGGTTGCTGGCGCCGCTACCGGCCGCGTTGTACGGCTGGTCGACCGTCTTCGACGGATCGGCCGGATCGGTGCCGACCGTCGCGCTCGGCCGCCCGTGGAAGTAGCCGGCACGCGTGAACTGCTGCCCGATCACCGCCGAGCCGACCGTCGTGCCGTGCTGCTGCACGAGACTGCCGCGCGCCTGCGACGGGAACAGCACGTTCGCGACGCCGGTGGTGAGCAGCGGATACGCGATGCCCGTGACGAGCATGAACAGCACCGACGACGCGATCACGGGCCGCACGAGGCCGCGCGTCGCCGCGCCGAACGAAGAACCGGGTGCCGGCGCGGCGGCGGCCGCTGCCTGGCGATTGCCTTGCATCATGATGTTTTCCTCAGAACAGTTGGCCGCCCGACATCATCAGGTGCTCGACGATCGGGCCGAGCGCGAGCGCCGGCAGGAACGTGAGGCCACCGACGACCAGGATCACGAAGACCAGCAGGCCGGCGAACAGGCCCGTCGACGTCGACAGCGTGCCGGCGCTTTCCGGCACGCGCTTCTTCGCGGCGAGGCTGCCCGCGACCGCGAGCATCGGCAGCAGCGTCAGGTAGCGGCCGATCAGCATCGCGAAGCCGATCGTCGTGTTGAAGAACGGCGTGTTCGCGTTCAGGCCCGCGAACGCGGAGCCGTTGTTGGCCGTGCCCGACGTGTATGCGTACAGCACTTCGCTGAAGCCGTGCGGGCCGAGGTTCGCGAGGCTGTCCATCGTCGAATGCAGCATCGCCGCCACCGCGGTGAAGCCGAGGATGCTGAACGGATGCGCGAGCACCGCGAGCATCACGAGCTTCATCTCGCGCGCCTCGATCTTCTTGCCGAGGAATTCCGGCGTGCGCCCGATCATCATCCCGACCAGGAACACCGTGAGGATCGCGAACGTGAACAGGTTGATCAGCCCGACGCCGTCGCCGCCGAACACGTTGTTCAGCATCATCTGCGCGATCGGCACGAGCCCGCCGAGCGGCGTCAGCGAGTCATGCATCGCGTCGACCGACCCGGTGGTCGCGGCCGTCGTGACGGTGGCGAACAGGCTCGTCTGCGCGATGCCGAAGCGCATCTCCTTGCCTTCCATGTTGCCGCCCGGCTGCGTGGCGCTCAGCTGCGGATCGACGCCGAGCCCGGTCACGAGCGGATTGCCGTGCTGCTCGGCCGAATAGATCACAGCCAGGAAGCCGACGAACATCACCACGAACGCAGCGAGGATCACCCAGCCCTGACGGCGCCGGCCGATCATCGTGCCGAGCGCATAGGTCAGTGCGGACGGTATCAGCAGCATCGACAGCATGTGCAGCGTGTTGGTGAGCGGCGTCGGGTTCTCGAACGGATGCGCGGCGTTCATGCTGAAGAAGCCGCCGCCGTTCGTGCCGATATGCTTGATCGATTCGAGGCTGGCTACGGGCCCCATCACGATCTGCTGGCGCGCGCCTTCGAGCGTGGTCGCCCACGCGTCGGACGCGAGCGTCTGCGGCATGCCCTGCCACACGTACACGAGCGCCATCACGAAGCTGAGCGGCAGCAGCACGCGATAGGTCACGCGCGTGAAATCGACCCAGTAGTTGCCAAGGTCGGCCGCGCTCTTGCGGCTCAGCCCGCGGATGAAGCCTCCCGCGGCCGCGACGCCGGTCGCCGCGCTGACCACCATCAGGAACGTGATGACGGCCATCTGCGAGAAGTTCGACAGGCTGCTTTCGCCCGCATACGCCTGCCAGTTCGTGTTCGTGATGAACGACGCGGCGGTGTTGAACGCGAGGTCGGGGCTTTGCGACGCGCGCTGCAGCGCGTCGAACGGCAGCGTGTCCTGGATGCGCAGCAGCAGGTAGCCGAGCAGCATCATCCCGGCATTGCTGAGCAGCAGCACCATGCCGTAGCGCTGCCACGACATCGCTTCGTCGGGATTCACGCCGAGCAGCGCATAGGTCCGGCGTTCGACCCACGCGTGGCGCGGGCTCGTCAAGGCATGCGCGAGCCACTTCCCGACGATGGGCACCAGCGCCAGCATGATCGCGAGAACGATCGCGAATTGAATGAGATTGTTGAACATGTCGACGCTCGCTCAGATCCGGTCAAGGCCGGTGATGAAACCGGCCGTCAAGGCAAAGAACGCGAGCGTGAACAAGATGAAAAGCAGATCGCTCATGACATTCACCGATATTTTCGAATTCCTGTTGAATCGCGCCGATCAATACCGCTCGGGTTGGATCAACGCATGAAACAGATAGATAAAGAGCGCGAGCGACAACGCGCCGGTGATCCACAACATGGCTTTCCCCTTTTTCCTATGCGCGGCAACGCCGCGCGATCGTCGGCGCATCGGGCCTTGCCGTGTCGGCGCAAGCCCGCGTGACGCCCCCATGCTCAGTTGGCGAATGGGATGCGACAGTGTAGAAATCCGCGTATCAAAGCGGTGTTCAATTTCTTTACGCGGAGTAAAAAAGCTGTAAAGACGAAAGCCGGCGGCGATGGCGTTTTTATGTGTTCTTTTCAGGGCCAATACGAGTCTATACACCGTATCTTCACCGCGATTCCTAGAATGGGCGACATGTCCAAGACGAGATCTCCGCGGTGCGGAACACGATGCGACCCGGGGATGCCAGCATGAAACCGACCAGAACCGAAACCGCCGCCTCACGCGACCTGCCGCCCGTTCGTTCACGGCGCCGGTGCTCTGCCGACGCGCTCGTGCTGCTGTCGATCCGCGTCGAATCGGACAACCTCGTCGTCGTGCGGCGCCTGCTGCACCAGGCGGTCGGCACCGCGCTCAATTTCTATACGGCCGCGATCGACAACCGCACCGGGCGCGCGTGCATCGAGCTCGAAGTCGCGCGGTCGCAGGCGTCACCCGCGATCCTGTCGATTCTCCGCCTGCTGCCGGCCGCCGAATTCGGCACGATCCGCCTGCTGCAGCACTAGCCGGCCTCCGATGCGGCCGCGCGTGACACGCGTCACGCGCCCGCTCCCCCTTTCATCGATTCGAACGCGCGTTGCCGACGCGAACGCGTGCGGTTCGTCTTCGTCACGAGCCGCGCTCGTTCGCCGCCGGCATGCGCGCCGGATCGTCGTTCCCGTCGCTACGGGCCTTTCCAGGAAGCACACTCAATGAAAAAAGCAGTCGCCGGTACCCTCTCCGTCGCGTTCCTCAGCGCCGCCGCGCAGGCGCAAAGCAGCGTCACGCTCTACGGGATGCTCGATGCGGGTATCGTCTATACGAACAACCAGTCGGGTAAAAGCGCATGGCAGCAAGGCAGCGGCCTGCTGTCGAATACGGTCTTCGGCCTGAGCGGCAACGAGGATCTCGGCGGCGGCCTGCATGCGCTGTTTCGCCTCGAAAACGGCTTCAACCTGAACAACGGCACGCAGTCCTACAAGAACACGATGTTCGGCCGCCGCGCGTACGTCGGCCTGCAGAGCGACCCGTACGGCACGCTGACGCTCGGCCGCCAGTACGATGCCGTGGTCGATTATCTCGGCCCGCTCGCGATGGCGAACAACGGCGACGGCAACAACCTCGCGTCGCATCCCTTCGACAACGACAACCTCGACGATTCGTTCTACATCGACAACGCGGTGAAATACACGAGCCCGACGCTCGCCGGCTGGCAGTTCGGCGGCCTGTACGGGTTCAGCAACGCGGCCGGCGGCTTCGCGAACAACCGCGCATACAGCGCGGGCGTGTCGTATGCGAACGGGCCGGTCAGCCTCGGCGCCGCGTACCTGCAGCTCAACCGCGGCGGGCTGACGGCCGGCGGCGCGCTGTCGACCAACGACGGGCCGAACTTCCCGGCCGTGCGCCAGCGCGTGATGGGCGCGGGCGGCAGCTACGCATTCGACCGGCTGACGGTCGGCGCGCTGTGGACGCATTCGATGTTCGACGAAACGGCCGCGTCGTCGCTGCCCGGCGCGCTGAACGCGCTGCGCTTCGACAACTTCGAGGTCAACGCGCGCTATGCGCTGACGCCGGCCGTTTCGTTCGCGGGCGCCTATACGTTCACCAACGGCCGCTACGACGACGCAACCGGCAGCCATCGGCCGAAATGGCACCAGGTGACGCTGATGGCCGACTACGCGCTGAGCAAGCGCACCGACGTGTACGCGGAAACCGTCTACCAGCACCAGTTCGGCGTGCCGGCGGGCGCGACGCTCGGGTTCGCGAACGTCACGGGGCTCGCGCCTTCGTCGAACAACACGCAGGTGGTCGGGACGGTCGGCATCCGGCATCGGTTCTGACCGCACGCCCGCCGCCGAAAGCCGGCCGCTCTGTGCAATCCCGCATGGACGCGGGCCGGCCGAACAGGGATCATTCGGGGAATCCGGGCCCGCGCGCCTGCGAAACCGGTACACTCGGCGCCGGGCGCGCGCCGGATCGGCATTCGGCGGCGGGCCGCTGCCGACTCTGGAATCGTGATCCCATGACCACACCGATCTATCAGGAAATCAAGGACTTCATCCTCGCGCGCATTCATGCCGGCGAATGGGCGGAAGGCGACCAGGTGCCGTCGGAGAACGAGCTCGCGCGCGAATTCAACGTCGCGCGGATGACCGTCAACCGCGCGCTGCGCGAGCTGACCGCCGAGCAGGTGCTCACGCGCACGCGCGGCTCCGGCACGTACGTCGCGTCGCCGAAGTACGAATCGACGCTCGTCGCGATCCGCAGCATCTCGGACGAAGTCGCCGCGCGCGGCCACGGCTATCGCGCGCAGGTGCTGCAGGTGGGCGCGGCCGTCGCCGATGCGAAGCTCGCCGACGAGTTGCAGATCGACACGGGCAGCCCGATCTTCCATTCGCGCGTGCTGCACTTCGAGAACGACACGCCGGTGCAGCTCGAGGAACGCTGGGTCAATCCGGCCTGCGCGCCCGAGTATGCGTTGCAGGACTTCACGACCACGACGCCGAACCAGTACCTGACACGCGTCGCGCCGCTGCAGCGCGTCGAATACCGGATCGAGGCCGCGATGCCCGACGCCG
Coding sequences within:
- a CDS encoding porin, with amino-acid sequence MKKAVAGTLSVAFLSAAAQAQSSVTLYGMLDAGIVYTNNQSGKSAWQQGSGLLSNTVFGLSGNEDLGGGLHALFRLENGFNLNNGTQSYKNTMFGRRAYVGLQSDPYGTLTLGRQYDAVVDYLGPLAMANNGDGNNLASHPFDNDNLDDSFYIDNAVKYTSPTLAGWQFGGLYGFSNAAGGFANNRAYSAGVSYANGPVSLGAAYLQLNRGGLTAGGALSTNDGPNFPAVRQRVMGAGGSYAFDRLTVGALWTHSMFDETAASSLPGALNALRFDNFEVNARYALTPAVSFAGAYTFTNGRYDDATGSHRPKWHQVTLMADYALSKRTDVYAETVYQHQFGVPAGATLGFANVTGLAPSSNNTQVVGTVGIRHRF
- the hutC gene encoding histidine utilization repressor; protein product: MTTPIYQEIKDFILARIHAGEWAEGDQVPSENELAREFNVARMTVNRALRELTAEQVLTRTRGSGTYVASPKYESTLVAIRSISDEVAARGHGYRAQVLQVGAAVADAKLADELQIDTGSPIFHSRVLHFENDTPVQLEERWVNPACAPEYALQDFTTTTPNQYLTRVAPLQRVEYRIEAAMPDAETRRHLTMDDREPCLLLHRRTWSQGMVASVANLWHPGSRYRFTGHF
- the kdpF gene encoding K(+)-transporting ATPase subunit F, coding for MYRLVLALKRTHKNAIAAGFRLYSFFTPRKEIEHRFDTRISTLSHPIRQLSMGASRGLAPTRQGPMRRRSRGVAAHRKKGKAMLWITGALSLALFIYLFHALIQPERY
- the kdpB gene encoding potassium-transporting ATPase subunit KdpB, with amino-acid sequence MPVGGVPPMRWTAVLREAFRKLAPRVQLKNPVMFVVYLGSIVTTVLWLQALAGTGDAPAGFIFAVACWLWFTVLFANAAEALAEGRGKAQADALRAARKRVYAKVLDEPKQFGSTSHRVPSDELAAGCIVLVEAGDTIPADGEVIDGVASVDESAITGESAPVIRESGGDFSSVTGGTRVLSDWIIVKITAQPGEAFLDRMIAMVEGAKRGKTPNEVALTILLVALTIIFLLVCVTLLPFSQFSVLLNASGTAVSLTVLIALLVCLIPTTIGALLSAIGIAGMSRMMRANVLATSGRAIEAAGDVDVLLLDKTGTITLGNREAVQFRPAPGVDERALAEAAQLSSLADETPEGRSIVALAKQRFSLDVAATAGSITVPFSARTRMSGLDIGERQVRKGAASAIRAHVDALGGVFPQAVETAVNDIARRGGTPLVVADGARVLGAIELKDIVKHGIAARFAELRKVGVKTVMITGDNRLTAAAIAAEAGVDDYLAEATPEDKLRLIREHQAKGHLVAMTGDGTNDAPALAQADVAVAMHSGTQAAKEAANMVDLDSNPTKLMQVVEVGKQMIMTRGALTTFSVANDLAKYFAIIPAAFVATYPALGALNVMGLHSPTSAILSAVIFNALIIVALIPLALKGVKYRAEPAEKLLGRNLLIYGVGGIIAPFIGIKLIDMLLTPFI
- the kdpC gene encoding potassium-transporting ATPase subunit KdpC, which codes for MMQGNRQAAAAAAPAPGSSFGAATRGLVRPVIASSVLFMLVTGIAYPLLTTGVANVLFPSQARGSLVQQHGTTVGSAVIGQQFTRAGYFHGRPSATVGTDPADPSKTVDQPYNAAGSGASNQGATSKKLLADIAQRVRTYRQENALAVGTPVPADAVTASASGLDPEISVANARLQAARVAQARGVDAAQVTALVDRIALPRQLGVLGEPRVRVLDLNLALDRAFGHAAGAKQ
- the kdpA gene encoding potassium-transporting ATPase subunit KdpA, coding for MFNNLIQFAIVLAIMLALVPIVGKWLAHALTSPRHAWVERRTYALLGVNPDEAMSWQRYGMVLLLSNAGMMLLGYLLLRIQDTLPFDALQRASQSPDLAFNTAASFITNTNWQAYAGESSLSNFSQMAVITFLMVVSAATGVAAAGGFIRGLSRKSAADLGNYWVDFTRVTYRVLLPLSFVMALVYVWQGMPQTLASDAWATTLEGARQQIVMGPVASLESIKHIGTNGGGFFSMNAAHPFENPTPLTNTLHMLSMLLIPSALTYALGTMIGRRRQGWVILAAFVVMFVGFLAVIYSAEQHGNPLVTGLGVDPQLSATQPGGNMEGKEMRFGIAQTSLFATVTTAATTGSVDAMHDSLTPLGGLVPIAQMMLNNVFGGDGVGLINLFTFAILTVFLVGMMIGRTPEFLGKKIEAREMKLVMLAVLAHPFSILGFTAVAAMLHSTMDSLANLGPHGFSEVLYAYTSGTANNGSAFAGLNANTPFFNTTIGFAMLIGRYLTLLPMLAVAGSLAAKKRVPESAGTLSTSTGLFAGLLVFVILVVGGLTFLPALALGPIVEHLMMSGGQLF